Proteins from a genomic interval of Danio rerio strain Tuebingen ecotype United States chromosome 4, GRCz12tu, whole genome shotgun sequence:
- the sult4a1 gene encoding sulfotransferase 4A1 isoform X1 — translation MAESEVDTPSTPIEYESKYFEHHGVRLPPFCRGKMDEIANFSLRSSDIWIVTYPKSGTSLLQEVVYLVSQGADPDEIGLMNIDEQLPVLEYPQPGLEIIQELTSPRLIKSHLPYRFLPSAMHNGEGKVIYMARNPKDLVVSYYQFHRSLRTMSYRGTFQEFCRRFMNDKLGYGSWFEHVQEFWEHRMDSNVLFLKYEDMYKDLGTLVEQLARFLGVSCDKAQLESLVESSNQLIEQCCNSEALSICRGERQNTTAAQNYTALDPKQTDPEPVIRGVLANISFFILYYIILYYIILYYIILYYIILYYIIFILLY, via the exons ATGGCGGAAAGCGAGGTGGACACGCCGAGCACTCCGATTGAATACGAGAGCAAATACTTCGAGCATCATGGAGTTCGACTACCTCCCTTCTGCAGGGGCAAGATGGACGAGATCGCCAACTTTTCGTTAAGAAGTAGCGACATATGGATCGTCACATATCCCAAATCAG GTACGAGTTTGCTACAGGAGGTGGTGTATCTGGTGAGTCAGGGGGCGGATCCAGATGAGATCGGGCTCATGAATATTGATGAGCAGCTTCCAGTGCTGGAATACCCACAGCCGGGATTGGAGATTATCCAG GAACTGACATCGCCTCGTCTGATCAAAAGCCACCTGCCGTACCGTTTTCTGCCATCAGCCATGCACAATGGAGAAGGCAAG GTGATTTATATGGCGAGGAACCCTAAAGATCTGGTGGTTTCCTACTACCAGTTTCACCGCTCTCTGAGAACCATGAGCTACAGAGGAACCTTCCAGGAGTTCTGCAGGAGATTCATGAACGACAAAC TGGGATACGGCTCCTGGTTTGAGCATGTTCAGGAATTCTGGGAGCATCGCATGGACTCCAATGTTCTCTTTTTGAAATATGAGGACATGTACAAG GATCTGGGCACTCTGGTGGAGCAGCTGGCTCGATTTCTGGGCGTCTCGTGTGATAAAGCCCAGCTGGAGAGCCTGGTGGAGAGCAGTAACCAACTCATCGAGCAGTGCTGCAACTCTGAGGCCCTGTCCATCTGCCGCGGTGAGAGACAAAACACAACCGCAGCTCAAAATTACACAGCACTTGATCCTAAGCAAACTGACCCAGAGCCTGTCATTAGAGGAGTTCTGGCTAAcatatctttttttatattatattatattatattatattatattatattatattatattatattatattatattatattatattatattatatttattttattgtattga
- the sult4a1 gene encoding sulfotransferase 4A1 (The RefSeq protein has 1 substitution compared to this genomic sequence), whose amino-acid sequence MAESEVDTPSTPIEYESKYFEHHGVRLPPFCRGKMDEIANFSLRSSDIWIVTYPKSGTSLLQEVVYLVSQGADPDEIGLMNIDEQLPVLEYPQPGLEIIQELTSPRLIKSHLPYRFLPSAMHNGEGKVIYMARNPKDLVVSYYQFHRSLRTMSYRGTFQEFCRRFMNDKLGYGSWFEHVQEFWEHRMDSNVLFLKYEDMYKDLGTLVEQLARFLGVSCDKAQLESLVESSNQLIEQCCNSEALSICRGRVGLWKDVFTVSMNEKFDVIYRQKMAKSDLTFDFIL is encoded by the exons ATGGCGGAAAGCGAGGTGGACACGCCGAGCACTCCGATTGAATACGAGAGCAAATACTTCGAGCATCATGGAGTTCGACTACCTCCCTTCTGCAGGGGCAAGATGGACGAGATCGCCAACTTTTCGTTAAGAAGTAGCGACATATGGATCGTCACATATCCCAAATCAG GTACGAGTTTGCTACAGGAGGTGGTGTATCTGGTGAGTCAGGGGGCGGATCCAGATGAGATCGGGCTCATGAATATTGATGAGCAGCTTCCAGTGCTGGAATACCCACAGCCGGGATTGGAGATTATCCAG GAACTGACATCGCCTCGTCTGATCAAAAGCCACCTGCCGTACCGTTTTCTGCCATCAGCCATGCACAATGGAGAAGGCAAG GTGATTTATATGGCGAGGAACCCTAAAGATCTGGTGGTTTCCTACTACCAGTTTCACCGCTCTCTGAGAACCATGAGCTACAGAGGAACCTTCCAGGAGTTCTGCAGGAGATTCATGAACGACAAAC TGGGATACGGCTCCTGGTTTGAGCATGTTCAGGAATTCTGGGAGCATCGCATGGACTCCAATGTTCTCTTTTTGAAATATGAGGACATGTACAAG GATCTGGGCACTCTGGTGGAGCAGCTGGCTCGATTTCTGGGCGTCTCGTGTGATAAAGCCCAGCTGGAGAGCCTGGTGGAGAGCAGTAACCAACTCATCGAGCAGTGCTGCAACTCTGAGGCCCTGTCCATCTGCCGCG GTCGTGTCGGTCTGTGGAAGGACGTTTTCACCGTGTCTATGAATGAAAAGTTTGACGCCATTTACCGCCAGAAGATGGCAAAGTCTGACCTGACCTTTGACTTTATCCTGTAA